Within Streptomyces sp. SS1-1, the genomic segment AGCCGGTCACCTCGGCGCCCGGCGTGACGGTGCTCACCGGCTCGGGCAGGTCGGCGGCGTCCCGCTGCCGCGCGAACAGCCGCTCCGCCTCGCTGTCGTCGCTGGTCGCGGAGTCGTACGCCACGACCCGCTCGAAGTTGACGACGAGGTGGTCGGTGGCCTGCGCCGACTCGACCTTCCAGCGGCAGCCGACCTTGCGGTCCGTGTCGAAGGTGAGGGCCGGGGTGCCCTCGTACGCCTTCTCGCGGCGCTTCTCGTCGGTCATCTCCCGTATGCCGGGCAGCAGCTCGTCGAGGGTGTCCTCGCCGACCGTGCCGCAGGGCTCGGGCAGATTGCGGTACCGGCCGGGCTCGGCCACCGCGCTCGCGGTGCCGGAGTCGCCGGGGTTGGAGTCGTCGGTGGTGCCGCCCTCGCCGGAGCCGCCGGTGCAGCCGGCCAGCAGCACCGCGAGGAGCGCGGCGACGCCGGATACGTACGCCTTCCGCTGCACGGTGAGGCTCCTCTCGACGGTGCGGTGTGGCCGGTGTGTTCGCCGGTCCCTCAGTGTCCCCGCTGGTTAATCGCTTGCCGCGCGGGGGCGCCCCCTGCAGACAATGTGTATCGCACGCACTGCTGTGAACGCCGGTCCGCTGTCCCATTTCGTCGACCTTGGCGCCAGTTTTGCTATTTCAGACTTGTATGTGTTTTCCGGGGGATTGAGGACGCTATGTCGTACGTGGAGATGCCGGGCGCGAAGGTGCCCATCCGTATGTGGACCGACCCGGCGACGGTCGAGGAGTCCGCGCTCCAGCAGTTGCGGAACGTCGCGACGCTGCCGTGGATCAAGGGCCTCGCCGTGATGCCGGACGTGCACTACGGCAAGGGCGCGACGGTCGGCTCCGTCATCGCCATGCACGGGGCCGTGTGCCCGGCGGCGGTCGGCGTGGACATCGGCTGCGGGATGTCGGCGGTGAAGACGTCCCTGACGGTGAACGACCTGCCGGGCGACCTGTCGCGGCTGCGCTCGAAGATCGAGCAGGCGATCCCGGTGGGCCGGGGCATGCACGACAGCCCCGTCGACCCGGCGCGGCTGCACGGCTTCGGCACGGCCGGGTGGGACGCCTTCTGGGGGCGTTTCGGCGGCATCGCGGACGCGGTGAAGTTCCGCGAGGAGCGGGCGACGAAGCAGATGGGGACGCTCGGATCGGGCAACCACTTCATCGAGGTGTGCACCGACACCGAGGGAGCCGTGTGGCTGATGCTGCACTCCGGTTCGCGGAACATCGGCAAGGAACTCGCCGAGTTCCACATCGGCGTCGCGCAGAGGCTCCCGCACA encodes:
- a CDS encoding DUF3558 domain-containing protein — protein: MQRKAYVSGVAALLAVLLAGCTGGSGEGGTTDDSNPGDSGTASAVAEPGRYRNLPEPCGTVGEDTLDELLPGIREMTDEKRREKAYEGTPALTFDTDRKVGCRWKVESAQATDHLVVNFERVVAYDSATSDDSEAERLFARQRDAADLPEPVSTVTPGAEVTGSSTPSPSGSPSGSSSAPSSPSSSTSASGGTPPELQPRVLEDLGDEAFLDDALDTSGSTAQQRKVTVAFRTSNVIVTIEYEEQPMTVGAVPDSEEMQDRAQKLAARLADALGD
- a CDS encoding RtcB family protein; translation: MSYVEMPGAKVPIRMWTDPATVEESALQQLRNVATLPWIKGLAVMPDVHYGKGATVGSVIAMHGAVCPAAVGVDIGCGMSAVKTSLTVNDLPGDLSRLRSKIEQAIPVGRGMHDSPVDPARLHGFGTAGWDAFWGRFGGIADAVKFREERATKQMGTLGSGNHFIEVCTDTEGAVWLMLHSGSRNIGKELAEFHIGVAQRLPHNQGLVDRDLAVFVADTPQMAAYRNDLFWAQEYAKYNRTIMMALFKDVVRKEFKKAKPSFEPEISAHHNYVAEERYDGMDLLVTRKGAIRAGSGDYGIIPGSMGTGSYIVKGLGNPLSFNSASHGAGRRMSRTAAKKRFSTKDLEEQTRGVECRKDSGVVDEIPGAYKPIEQVIDQQRDLVEVVAKLKQVVCVKG